A single Cryptosporangium phraense DNA region contains:
- a CDS encoding TetR/AcrR family transcriptional regulator, which yields MAAMRTARTARTAPADKYEERRKQLAESALRTLGELGYARSSLREIATNSEFSHGVVHYYFADKLELIIYCVRYYKAQCVTRYDEVIASSETPDALVEAFAAKLVETIVDEAPMHRLWYDLRTQSMFEEGLREAVLMIDQTLEDMIWRVVERYATLSGCSPTTTPPAAYGLLDGVFQQALLGYLTGRASALENLVAQVRAFLPFLLSRA from the coding sequence ATGGCGGCGATGCGTACGGCGCGTACGGCGCGTACGGCTCCGGCCGACAAGTACGAGGAGCGGCGGAAGCAGCTGGCCGAGTCCGCGCTGCGCACGCTGGGAGAACTCGGCTACGCCCGCAGCAGCCTGCGCGAGATCGCCACGAACTCCGAGTTCAGCCACGGCGTCGTGCACTACTACTTCGCCGACAAGCTCGAGCTGATCATCTACTGTGTCCGGTACTACAAGGCCCAGTGCGTGACGCGCTACGACGAGGTGATCGCGTCCTCCGAGACGCCCGACGCGCTGGTCGAGGCGTTCGCGGCCAAGCTCGTCGAGACGATCGTCGACGAGGCCCCGATGCACCGCCTCTGGTACGACCTGCGGACCCAGAGCATGTTCGAGGAGGGGCTGCGCGAAGCGGTCCTGATGATCGACCAGACGCTCGAAGACATGATCTGGCGGGTCGTCGAGCGGTACGCGACGCTCAGCGGATGCTCGCCCACGACGACCCCGCCGGCCGCGTACGGCCTGCTCGACGGCGTCTTCCAGCAGGCGCTTCTCGGGTACCTGACCGGCCGCGCGAGTGCGCTGGAGAACCTCGTCGCCCAGGTGCGGGCGTTCTTGCCGTTCCTATTGTCCCGAGCCTGA
- a CDS encoding MaoC family dehydratase → MHFADLTLGYEFPAVEHQVTQDIIDLAAVAHLDFNPVHTNIPWNERAQVFHMPDTAAHGMFTMSMMASVVDRHWRAEGAQIRTMQTKFTKPVRVGETTRATGSITELHPLGPGRNAVVVAVRATDSTGDVVAVGTFRVAVPD, encoded by the coding sequence ATGCACTTCGCCGACCTGACCCTGGGCTACGAGTTCCCGGCCGTCGAACACCAGGTCACCCAGGACATCATCGACCTGGCCGCGGTGGCCCACCTGGACTTCAACCCGGTGCACACGAACATCCCCTGGAACGAGCGGGCCCAGGTCTTCCACATGCCCGACACCGCGGCCCACGGCATGTTCACGATGTCGATGATGGCGTCGGTCGTCGACCGGCACTGGCGCGCCGAGGGCGCGCAGATCCGCACCATGCAGACGAAGTTCACGAAGCCGGTGCGGGTCGGCGAGACGACCCGGGCCACCGGCTCGATCACCGAGCTGCACCCGCTGGGGCCGGGCCGCAACGCGGTCGTCGTCGCCGTGCGGGCCACGGACTCGACCGGCGACGTCGTCGCCGTCGGCACGTTCCGCGTCGCGGTCCCGGACTGA
- a CDS encoding TetR/AcrR family transcriptional regulator: MTKGEALRDRTAAAIIDSAAKVLAARGAAASMEEIAGAAGVGRATVYRYFPNREQLAGAMAAASVQELAVRIEQADLPSVPFEEAVARLSRVIVATGSKYVYLSRDGVRHSEEQPGFDEKVLEPIRALFRRALADGALRADVPPDLLLDLFSGLTKGAIEAVGSGRRGIEEAAAAVTTLLLEGTLTHR, encoded by the coding sequence ATGACCAAGGGCGAAGCGCTCCGGGACCGCACCGCGGCCGCGATCATCGACAGCGCGGCGAAGGTTCTGGCGGCGCGGGGCGCGGCGGCGAGCATGGAGGAGATCGCCGGCGCGGCCGGCGTCGGGCGCGCCACCGTCTACCGGTACTTCCCCAATCGCGAGCAGTTGGCGGGCGCGATGGCCGCGGCCAGCGTGCAGGAATTGGCGGTTCGGATCGAGCAGGCCGACTTGCCGTCGGTTCCCTTCGAGGAGGCGGTGGCCCGGCTCTCGCGCGTCATCGTGGCCACCGGGAGCAAGTACGTCTACCTGAGCAGGGATGGCGTGCGGCACAGCGAGGAGCAGCCCGGATTCGACGAGAAGGTGCTCGAGCCCATCCGCGCGCTGTTCCGTCGTGCGCTCGCCGACGGCGCGCTGCGAGCGGACGTTCCTCCCGATCTTCTGCTCGACTTGTTCTCGGGCCTGACCAAAGGCGCGATCGAGGCGGTCGGGAGCGGCCGGCGGGGAATCGAGGAAGCTGCTGCCGCGGTCACCACGCTCCTCTTGGAGGGCACCCTGACCCACCGATGA
- a CDS encoding GNAT family N-acetyltransferase, translated as MTVRDRAAAAWLDAMARFMTASPQGWYAELGGGAVVVSGTEFASLNTVVSLDPTPDLTALETLATDAGTRPFPWSMVVRSDTAADLAARHGRTARHDGPMMTCPAPDVRLPAPDTTIHHVGPDHANAYTTALAHGFGVPSAAFGDLMGGDVLDTPGITGYLASASGRPVATGLGIRSGEMIGVFNVAVVPEARRRGLGRAMTARILSDGFAAGATTAYLQPSADGWTLYESMGFRVVDSWTIFVAG; from the coding sequence ATGACCGTACGGGACCGCGCCGCGGCCGCCTGGCTCGACGCGATGGCCCGCTTCATGACCGCGAGCCCGCAGGGCTGGTACGCCGAGCTGGGCGGCGGCGCCGTCGTCGTCAGCGGCACCGAGTTCGCCTCGCTCAACACCGTGGTCAGCCTCGACCCCACCCCCGACCTGACCGCGCTCGAAACCCTCGCGACCGACGCCGGCACCCGACCTTTCCCCTGGTCGATGGTCGTCCGCAGCGACACAGCCGCGGACCTCGCCGCCCGCCACGGCCGGACCGCCCGCCACGACGGCCCGATGATGACCTGCCCCGCCCCGGACGTGAGACTGCCCGCCCCCGACACCACCATCCACCACGTCGGTCCCGACCACGCCAACGCCTACACCACCGCCCTCGCCCACGGCTTCGGCGTCCCCTCGGCCGCCTTCGGCGACCTGATGGGCGGCGACGTGCTCGACACCCCCGGCATCACCGGCTACCTCGCGTCCGCGTCCGGCCGGCCCGTCGCTACCGGCCTCGGCATCCGCAGCGGCGAGATGATCGGCGTCTTCAACGTCGCCGTGGTGCCGGAGGCCCGTAGGCGCGGCCTCGGCCGCGCGATGACCGCGCGGATCCTGTCCGACGGCTTCGCCGCCGGCGCCACCACCGCCTACCTGCAGCCGTCGGCCGACGGGTGGACGCTGTACGAGTCGATGGGCTTCCGGGTCGTGGACAGTTGGACGATCTTCGTCGCAGGGTAG
- a CDS encoding FAD-dependent monooxygenase → MKNSRVLISGASIAGPALAFWLDRYGFDVTVVEKADGIRTGGQAVDFKGPVHRTVLEKMGILDAVEQASVGSDDGAIVNAKGRRIGVVPGAFAGGEINIPRGDLARILYDLTAESCEYVFGDSIATLTETADGVDVTFVHREPRTFDLVIGADGIHSTVRRLAFGPESRFVTHLGYYYALAGLDAGDDDVMYNEPGRMAALGGSKAPAFFVFAGRLEPGVREDVAAQKQRVAEAYRGGKWRLPELVGKLEGASEFYLDSISRVTVEHYSAGRVALVGDSAYGNALGGFGTGLAMVGAYVLAGELGLAGGDYGMAFGRYEEKFRDYASVSRKVNAGRLLAPRGWVGIVGRNVLFTALKVFGPLMRVFDRPASNIALEDYPLPTGV, encoded by the coding sequence GTGAAGAACAGCCGCGTCCTCATCTCCGGCGCCAGCATCGCCGGCCCGGCTCTGGCCTTCTGGCTCGACCGCTACGGATTCGACGTCACCGTCGTCGAGAAGGCCGACGGAATCCGGACCGGCGGTCAGGCCGTCGACTTCAAAGGACCCGTCCATCGGACGGTCCTCGAGAAGATGGGCATTCTGGACGCCGTAGAGCAAGCGTCCGTCGGGTCCGACGACGGGGCGATCGTGAACGCGAAGGGGCGCCGGATCGGAGTCGTGCCGGGCGCGTTCGCCGGTGGGGAGATCAACATTCCGCGCGGCGACCTGGCCCGGATCCTGTACGACCTCACCGCGGAATCGTGCGAGTACGTGTTCGGCGACTCGATCGCCACGCTGACCGAGACCGCGGACGGCGTCGACGTGACGTTCGTCCACCGGGAGCCGAGGACGTTCGACCTGGTCATCGGCGCGGACGGGATTCACTCGACGGTGCGGCGGCTGGCGTTCGGCCCGGAGTCCCGGTTCGTCACGCACCTCGGGTACTACTACGCGCTCGCCGGCCTGGACGCCGGGGACGACGACGTGATGTACAACGAGCCGGGCCGGATGGCGGCGCTGGGAGGCTCCAAGGCCCCGGCGTTCTTCGTCTTCGCGGGGCGTCTCGAGCCGGGGGTGCGGGAGGACGTAGCGGCGCAGAAGCAGCGGGTCGCCGAGGCGTATCGGGGTGGGAAGTGGCGGTTGCCGGAGCTCGTGGGGAAGCTGGAGGGGGCGTCGGAGTTCTATCTGGACTCGATCAGCCGGGTGACGGTGGAGCACTATTCGGCGGGGCGGGTGGCGCTGGTCGGGGACTCGGCGTACGGGAATGCGCTGGGTGGGTTCGGGACTGGGTTGGCGATGGTGGGGGCGTATGTGCTGGCCGGGGAGCTGGGGTTGGCGGGAGGTGACTACGGGATGGCGTTCGGGAGGTACGAGGAGAAGTTCCGGGATTATGCATCGGTGTCGCGGAAGGTGAATGCGGGGCGGCTGTTGGCGCCGCGGGGTTGGGTGGGGATCGTGGGCCGGAATGTTTTGTTTACGGCGTTGAAGGTGTTCGGGCCGTTGATGAGGGTGTTCGATCGTCCGGCTAGCAACATCGCGCTCGAGGACTATCCGCTGCCGACGGGCGTTTGA
- a CDS encoding VOC family protein, with amino-acid sequence MTEPTHRHHAIDYIEFTVTDLEAAKRFYADAFGWQFTDYGPGYAGILGTSGEVGGLAAGDEIRPGGPLVLLFSTDLDRSVEAVEKAGGRVTNGPYEFPGGRRFHFADPSGNELGVWSES; translated from the coding sequence ATGACGGAACCGACTCATCGCCATCACGCGATCGACTACATCGAGTTCACGGTCACCGACCTGGAGGCGGCCAAGCGCTTCTACGCCGACGCGTTCGGCTGGCAGTTCACCGACTACGGCCCCGGCTACGCCGGAATCCTGGGCACCTCCGGCGAGGTGGGCGGCCTGGCCGCCGGTGACGAGATCCGTCCCGGCGGCCCGCTGGTGCTCCTGTTCTCGACGGATCTCGACCGGTCGGTGGAAGCGGTCGAGAAAGCGGGCGGCCGAGTGACGAACGGCCCGTACGAGTTCCCCGGCGGCCGACGCTTCCACTTCGCCGACCCGAGCGGCAACGAACTGGGCGTCTGGTCGGAGTCCTGA
- a CDS encoding TetR/AcrR family transcriptional regulator, with amino-acid sequence MAGQLRADAQDNRSRILAVARAAFAADGLEVPIREIARQAGVGPATVYRHFPTKEALLAEAFADERALCSEIVAEGLAAEDPWDGFSGVILRLLEVHALNRGFSRAFNATLGVAAERDRSLRGMLELIRRAKLAGALRSDFVLEDAILALMANEGIRAESPAQRAAASRRFGALMLQSFRAIPDPGPLPPPVRLPLAAR; translated from the coding sequence GTGGCCGGACAACTGAGAGCGGACGCCCAGGACAACCGTTCGCGGATCCTGGCCGTCGCGAGGGCCGCCTTCGCCGCCGACGGCCTCGAGGTGCCGATCCGGGAGATCGCCCGGCAGGCGGGCGTCGGCCCGGCGACCGTCTACCGGCACTTCCCGACCAAGGAGGCGCTGCTCGCGGAGGCGTTCGCGGACGAGAGGGCGCTCTGTTCGGAGATCGTCGCCGAGGGGCTGGCCGCCGAGGATCCGTGGGACGGCTTCTCCGGGGTGATCCTGCGACTGCTCGAGGTGCATGCGCTCAACCGCGGCTTCTCCCGGGCGTTCAATGCGACGCTCGGTGTTGCGGCCGAGCGGGACCGGTCGTTGCGCGGGATGCTCGAGCTGATTCGCCGGGCGAAGCTCGCTGGGGCTCTGCGGAGTGACTTCGTGCTCGAGGATGCGATTCTGGCGTTGATGGCCAATGAGGGCATTCGGGCGGAGTCGCCCGCGCAGCGCGCCGCTGCTTCCCGCCGGTTCGGAGCCCTGATGCTCCAGTCGTTCCGGGCTATTCCGGACCCGGGTCCGCTCCCGCCCCCGGTCCGCCTCCCACTCGCGGCCCGCTAG
- a CDS encoding YdeI/OmpD-associated family protein, whose protein sequence is MGEKLQLTATLEPRGPAGAFVLTDEQVSVLGEGKKTFPVRVTLNGVTLSLRLAKMGGENMVGLAKAARAEAGVEIGSTYDVEITSDAGERTVEVPADLAEALAADAPAEKAFNALAYSHRKEFVRWITEAKREATRADRVAKTVEMAREGRTR, encoded by the coding sequence ATGGGAGAGAAGTTGCAACTGACCGCCACCCTGGAACCCCGAGGTCCAGCAGGCGCGTTCGTCCTCACCGACGAGCAGGTATCCGTCCTAGGCGAGGGCAAAAAGACCTTCCCGGTCCGAGTGACCCTCAACGGCGTGACGCTCTCCCTGAGGCTCGCCAAAATGGGCGGCGAAAACATGGTCGGACTGGCCAAGGCAGCCCGAGCCGAGGCCGGCGTAGAGATCGGCTCGACGTACGACGTGGAGATCACGTCCGACGCAGGCGAACGCACGGTCGAGGTCCCCGCCGACCTGGCCGAGGCTCTGGCCGCAGACGCACCCGCCGAGAAAGCGTTCAACGCTCTGGCGTACTCCCACCGCAAGGAATTCGTCCGCTGGATCACCGAAGCCAAGCGCGAAGCAACCCGAGCCGACCGAGTAGCCAAGACCGTAGAAATGGCCCGAGAAGGCCGAACCCGCTAA
- a CDS encoding replication-associated recombination protein A, which yields MDEALPLFSDDTRPLADRLRPRTLDDVVGQDHLLGPDAPLARMVAQHRLVSMILWGPPGCGKTTIARLLAEQSDLVFEPLSATFSGVADLRKVFDAARKRRTIGQGTLLFVDEIHRFNRAQQDSFLPYVEDGTVILVGATTENPSFELNGALLSRCQVFVLKRLNDDALETLVERAGPVNLTPDARHALVALADGDGRYLLNMIEALPPGPPLDVAGLAAQVQKRAPLYDKKQEGHYNLISALHKSMRGSDPDATLYWLARMLEGGEDPLYIARRLVRFATEDVGMADPRAVEQTLAAWDVYERLGSPEGELAIAQAAVYLATAPKSIAVYRGFGEARVRAKKTGSLMPPAHILNAPTRLMRKIGYGEGYQYDPDTEDGFSGADYFPDGMEREQYYRPTTNGNEAEVSDRLARWEALRRRGRSAGGA from the coding sequence ATGGACGAAGCGTTGCCGCTGTTCTCCGACGACACCCGCCCGCTGGCCGACCGCCTCCGCCCGCGGACGCTCGACGACGTCGTGGGGCAGGACCACCTGCTCGGGCCGGACGCGCCGCTGGCGCGGATGGTCGCGCAGCACCGGCTGGTCTCGATGATCCTGTGGGGGCCGCCCGGCTGCGGCAAGACGACGATCGCCCGGCTGCTGGCCGAGCAGAGCGACCTGGTCTTCGAACCGCTCTCGGCCACGTTCTCCGGCGTCGCCGACCTGCGCAAGGTCTTCGACGCGGCCAGGAAGCGGCGGACGATCGGCCAGGGCACGCTGCTGTTCGTCGACGAGATCCACCGCTTCAACCGCGCCCAGCAGGACAGCTTCCTGCCTTACGTGGAAGACGGCACGGTGATCCTGGTCGGGGCGACGACCGAGAACCCGAGCTTCGAACTGAACGGCGCGCTGCTCTCCCGCTGTCAGGTCTTCGTGCTCAAACGCTTGAATGACGACGCCCTGGAAACGCTCGTGGAGCGGGCCGGCCCGGTGAACCTCACCCCCGACGCCCGGCACGCCCTCGTCGCGCTGGCCGACGGTGACGGCCGCTACCTGCTCAACATGATCGAAGCCCTCCCCCCGGGCCCGCCGCTCGACGTCGCCGGCCTCGCCGCCCAGGTGCAGAAACGCGCGCCGCTCTACGACAAGAAGCAGGAGGGGCACTACAACCTGATCTCGGCGCTGCACAAGTCGATGCGCGGCTCCGACCCCGACGCCACGCTCTACTGGCTGGCCCGGATGCTCGAGGGCGGCGAGGACCCGCTCTACATCGCCCGCCGGCTGGTCCGGTTCGCCACCGAGGACGTCGGGATGGCCGACCCGCGGGCCGTGGAGCAGACGCTGGCCGCCTGGGACGTCTACGAGCGGCTCGGCTCCCCCGAGGGCGAGCTCGCGATCGCCCAGGCGGCCGTGTACCTGGCGACCGCACCCAAGTCCATCGCGGTGTACCGGGGGTTCGGCGAGGCCCGGGTCCGGGCGAAGAAGACCGGCAGCCTGATGCCGCCCGCGCACATCCTCAACGCCCCGACCCGGCTGATGCGGAAAATCGGCTACGGCGAGGGCTACCAGTACGACCCCGACACCGAGGACGGCTTCTCCGGCGCCGACTACTTCCCGGACGGGATGGAACGCGAGCAGTACTACCGGCCCACGACCAACGGCAACGAGGCCGAGGTCAGCGACCGCCTGGCTCGCTGGGAGGCTCTCCGCCGGCGAGGTCGTTCCGCAGGCGGTGCTTGA
- a CDS encoding TetR/AcrR family transcriptional regulator, producing MAREQGLRDRKKAETRERIADVAAGLFAEHGYEAVSVIDVARAANVSDQTVYNYFPAKQDLVLDRVDEFLELYRRAVLERGAGVSPAGAIRPLLEADIERYRHTDPRQGRGEFFTQCVISPVLRRFALEFRERQIEVVADAIVSTCPDLAPLSATAHAAALVAVVQAIGDRIGAGLRDSAPVAELVAELTRVASLALDDLDRAFRSVTTPGAPS from the coding sequence ATGGCGCGAGAACAGGGTCTGCGGGACCGGAAGAAGGCGGAGACGCGCGAGCGGATCGCCGACGTGGCCGCCGGGCTGTTCGCCGAGCACGGCTACGAAGCGGTGTCGGTGATCGACGTCGCGCGCGCGGCGAACGTGTCGGACCAGACCGTCTACAACTACTTCCCGGCCAAGCAGGACCTGGTCCTCGACCGGGTCGACGAGTTCCTCGAGCTCTACCGGCGGGCCGTGCTCGAACGCGGCGCCGGGGTGAGCCCGGCCGGCGCGATCCGCCCGCTGCTCGAGGCCGACATCGAGCGGTACCGCCACACCGATCCGCGCCAGGGGCGGGGCGAGTTCTTCACGCAATGCGTGATCAGCCCCGTCCTGCGCCGGTTCGCGCTCGAATTCCGGGAACGGCAGATCGAGGTGGTGGCCGACGCGATCGTCAGCACCTGTCCGGATCTGGCCCCCCTCAGCGCGACGGCCCACGCCGCCGCGCTCGTCGCCGTCGTCCAGGCGATCGGCGACCGGATCGGCGCCGGGCTCCGCGACTCCGCCCCGGTGGCGGAGTTGGTTGCCGAGCTGACCCGCGTCGCCTCGCTCGCGCTCGACGACCTCGACCGCGCCTTCCGCAGCGTCACAACCCCAGGAGCACCCTCGTGA
- a CDS encoding tetratricopeptide repeat protein, whose translation MGFEDAVRGAFRRGDTDAVVGMAKAEVVRAREAGDAAGEVEALYALSRVALRGGELVRAEELAREALSVAVGAAGLVGREAGGGGGGGREAGGGGREAGGGGREAGGRGLEERPRHVLAAVARLSGNYELARERYLASIALNEELGRPEAVNSESYNLAFTELRLGNRDRARELFAEVRERVFREGYDSFVPYLGVAASALAAADGDDELAARMIGLTDAAYAEIGQVPDPDDAQELSAAREKAIMALGEAAFGREYEAGRALTPRDAL comes from the coding sequence GTGGGGTTCGAAGACGCGGTGCGCGGCGCGTTCCGGCGGGGCGACACGGACGCGGTCGTGGGGATGGCGAAGGCGGAGGTCGTCCGGGCGCGGGAGGCCGGTGATGCGGCCGGGGAGGTGGAGGCGCTGTACGCGCTGTCGCGCGTGGCGCTGCGTGGGGGTGAGCTGGTACGGGCGGAAGAGTTGGCGCGGGAGGCGCTGTCCGTAGCGGTGGGTGCGGCCGGCTTGGTCGGCCGGGAGGCCGGCGGGGGTGGCGGGGGTGGCCGGGAGGCTGGTGGGGGTGGCCGGGAGGCCGGTGGGGGTGGCCGGGAGGCCGGTGGGCGGGGGTTGGAAGAAAGGCCTCGGCATGTGCTGGCGGCGGTCGCACGGTTGTCGGGGAACTACGAGCTCGCGCGCGAGCGGTATCTGGCCAGCATCGCGCTGAACGAGGAACTGGGCCGGCCGGAGGCCGTGAACTCCGAGTCGTACAACCTGGCCTTCACCGAGCTCCGACTCGGCAACCGGGACCGGGCCCGAGAGCTGTTCGCCGAGGTCCGAGAGCGCGTCTTCCGAGAGGGCTACGACTCGTTCGTGCCGTACCTCGGCGTGGCCGCGTCCGCCCTGGCCGCGGCCGACGGAGATGACGAGCTAGCGGCCCGCATGATCGGCCTCACCGACGCGGCCTACGCCGAGATCGGCCAGGTCCCCGACCCGGACGACGCACAAGAGCTGTCAGCGGCCCGGGAGAAGGCGATCATGGCCCTGGGCGAAGCTGCGTTCGGGCGCGAGTACGAGGCCGGGAGAGCCCTCACCCCCCGCGACGCACTCTGA
- a CDS encoding TetR/AcrR family transcriptional regulator encodes MSEAVKRPVGRPRRDDNSAQVVLAAAADLFATRGFDATSMRDISTAAGVQPASVYYHFRSKEALLVAIVDRAATEVADRVRRAVTADDPWARLEQACAAHLTALLHGEGAMRVLATEIPSRRSGEVHQAMLAIRDSYEQVFRDLVAALPLRPKVDRRYVRLTLLGAVNWSLIWYRPDGDSPTVIARRIVGVIRDGAANSGSGQ; translated from the coding sequence ATGAGCGAAGCCGTGAAGCGCCCGGTGGGCCGGCCGCGACGCGACGACAACAGCGCCCAGGTCGTGCTGGCCGCGGCGGCCGACCTGTTCGCGACCCGCGGGTTCGACGCGACCTCGATGCGCGACATCTCCACCGCGGCCGGCGTGCAGCCCGCGTCGGTCTACTACCACTTCCGCTCGAAGGAGGCGCTGCTGGTCGCGATCGTCGACCGGGCCGCGACCGAGGTGGCCGACCGCGTCCGGCGGGCGGTGACCGCGGACGACCCGTGGGCCCGGCTGGAGCAGGCCTGCGCCGCCCACCTGACCGCGCTCCTGCACGGCGAGGGCGCGATGCGCGTCCTGGCCACCGAGATCCCGAGCCGGCGCAGCGGCGAGGTCCATCAGGCGATGCTGGCGATCCGGGACTCGTACGAGCAGGTGTTCCGCGACCTCGTCGCCGCGCTTCCGCTGCGCCCGAAGGTCGACCGCCGCTACGTGCGGCTGACGCTGCTCGGCGCGGTCAACTGGTCGCTGATCTGGTACCGCCCGGACGGCGACTCCCCGACCGTGATCGCCCGCCGGATCGTCGGTGTCATCCGCGACGGCGCGGCGAATTCAGGCTCGGGACAATAG
- a CDS encoding class I adenylate-forming enzyme family protein, whose product MDESLDGMVRWHARHRADASAVICGDARRSYSELYDRSGRLAAGLLATGLKPGDRVAILLPNCIEYLELYLAAARSGLPLVPINAALTGPEIAYILEDSGAALVIAADGLDVPEGLPVIRDLAALIDGGSALEAVVPGPDAVFFQGYTSGTTGRPKGCVQTLGAFVEHFRRSFGLYRHDADDVMLMPGPLFHEAPALFSLAQLYYGGTVLLLSRFDAATALTEIGTHRATTIGFAVPTMLDRMIPAAREHDTSSLRSIVTAGAPLHPETREGTLRAFPTAALHEFYGGTEIGIITNIEHRAGRAFGSSVGTAVPGFDVVLLDETDQPVAPGEVGLIYVSPIMMAGYHGRPQATADATRTLDGVDWLTLGDLGRLDEDGHLYLVDRKSHMIITGGENVYPAEVEAVLAEHPAIDDVAVIGLPDADWGEAVTAVIATTGEAPDLDSVRTFARARLAGYKTPRRVVIVDEIPRTASGKILKHRLRNDLAGGEPPSEPGGR is encoded by the coding sequence ATGGACGAGTCGTTGGACGGAATGGTGCGCTGGCACGCCCGGCACCGCGCCGATGCGTCGGCGGTGATCTGCGGGGACGCCCGGCGCAGCTACTCCGAGCTGTACGACCGCAGCGGGCGGCTGGCCGCCGGGCTTCTCGCCACCGGGCTGAAACCCGGCGACCGGGTGGCGATCCTGCTGCCCAACTGCATCGAGTACCTCGAGCTGTACCTGGCCGCGGCCCGCAGCGGCCTTCCGCTGGTGCCGATCAACGCCGCGCTGACCGGCCCGGAGATCGCCTACATCCTCGAGGACTCGGGGGCGGCGCTGGTGATCGCGGCGGACGGGCTGGACGTCCCCGAGGGGCTCCCGGTGATCCGCGACCTCGCGGCGCTGATCGACGGCGGATCGGCGCTCGAGGCTGTGGTACCCGGCCCGGACGCCGTGTTCTTCCAGGGCTACACGTCCGGGACGACCGGACGGCCGAAGGGCTGCGTCCAGACGCTGGGCGCGTTCGTCGAGCATTTCCGGCGGTCGTTCGGGCTCTACCGGCACGACGCCGACGACGTCATGCTGATGCCCGGCCCGCTGTTCCACGAGGCGCCGGCGCTGTTCAGCCTGGCCCAGCTGTACTACGGCGGCACCGTGCTGCTGCTGTCCCGGTTCGACGCGGCCACCGCGCTGACCGAGATCGGGACCCACCGGGCGACGACGATCGGCTTCGCGGTGCCGACGATGCTCGACCGGATGATCCCGGCGGCTCGGGAGCACGACACGTCGTCGCTGCGCAGCATCGTCACCGCGGGCGCGCCGCTGCACCCGGAGACCCGGGAGGGCACGCTGCGGGCGTTCCCGACCGCGGCGCTGCACGAGTTCTACGGCGGCACCGAGATCGGCATCATCACGAACATCGAGCACCGGGCCGGGCGGGCCTTCGGGTCGAGCGTCGGCACGGCGGTGCCCGGGTTCGACGTCGTCCTGCTCGACGAGACCGACCAGCCGGTGGCGCCGGGCGAGGTGGGGCTGATCTACGTCAGCCCGATCATGATGGCCGGGTACCACGGCCGGCCGCAGGCCACCGCGGACGCGACGCGCACGCTCGACGGCGTCGACTGGCTCACGCTCGGCGACCTCGGCCGCCTGGACGAGGACGGTCACCTCTACCTGGTCGACCGGAAGAGCCACATGATCATCACCGGCGGCGAGAACGTCTACCCGGCCGAGGTCGAGGCCGTGCTGGCCGAGCACCCGGCGATCGACGACGTCGCGGTCATCGGCCTGCCCGACGCCGACTGGGGCGAGGCCGTCACCGCGGTCATCGCGACCACCGGCGAGGCGCCCGACCTGGACAGCGTCCGGACGTTCGCCCGGGCCCGGCTGGCCGGGTACAAGACGCCCCGCCGGGTGGTGATCGTCGACGAGATCCCGCGGACCGCGTCGGGAAAGATCCTCAAGCACCGCCTGCGGAACGACCTCGCCGGCGGAGAGCCTCCCAGCGAGCCAGGCGGTCGCTGA
- a CDS encoding antibiotic biosynthesis monooxygenase — protein MIARVQTFHHSAEKLDELTELTRQQVAAARSIPGLNGYYLLVDRDNGKAVLLSLWSSEEDLRRLEATNASTRERVEAEVGVQPPAAEIFEVALRAAAPSS, from the coding sequence GTGATCGCTCGGGTTCAGACGTTCCACCACTCGGCCGAGAAGCTCGACGAGCTGACCGAACTCACCCGTCAGCAGGTCGCGGCGGCGCGCTCGATCCCTGGCTTGAACGGCTACTACCTCCTGGTCGACCGCGACAACGGGAAGGCCGTGTTGCTCTCCTTGTGGTCGTCCGAAGAGGACTTACGCCGTCTCGAAGCGACCAACGCGTCGACGCGTGAACGCGTTGAGGCCGAAGTCGGCGTCCAACCGCCGGCCGCCGAGATCTTCGAGGTGGCCCTCCGTGCCGCCGCGCCGTCTTCCTGA
- a CDS encoding CsbD family protein — MGADDKVSNKAEELGGKVKEGAGKATDDKDLEAEGKGDQASANLKQAGEKIKDVFKS; from the coding sequence GTGGGCGCCGACGACAAGGTCAGCAACAAGGCGGAAGAGCTCGGCGGCAAGGTGAAGGAAGGCGCAGGCAAGGCCACCGACGACAAGGACCTCGAAGCCGAAGGCAAGGGCGACCAGGCCAGCGCGAACCTCAAGCAGGCCGGCGAGAAGATCAAGGACGTCTTCAAGTCGTGA